DNA sequence from the Paenibacillus physcomitrellae genome:
CCGCGCTCGTATACGGTTTGATGTTTATTCGAGTTTCGGGTCCGGGTCCGTTTGCCGGTGTACTCACCATTGGCATTACCTCGATCGGGATGCTGGCCAAGCTGTATGTGGATGCCATTGAAGAACTGGATACCCGCGTGCTTGAGTCGATGACCTCCATCGGCTGCACAACCTTTGAGAAGGTGCGTTATGGGATCATTCCGCAGCTGATGTCCGTCTTTATGTCCGTAACCATTTATCGTTTTGATATGAACATGCGTGAAGCTTCCATTTTGGGTCTGGTAGGCGCCGGCGGAATCGGTGCGCCGCTCATCTTCGCCATGAACGGTTATAAATGGAACCAGGTCGGATCGATTTTGATCGGATTGGTTATCTTGATCCTGATTATCGAGCTTCTTTCCAACAAACTTCGTTCGAAACTGATCAAGGGATAAGAAATAGGGAAAGAGGGATAGGAGCCTGCTCTTAGCTGTTATGATGGACTAGAGACTGCTGCTGCCCAGCATGTTTTCTAATTCATAGGCTGCAGGGAGTATCCTGTCTGACTAGAATGCCCAGCCGAAACGGCTGGGCATTTTTTATGTCTGAATTATCGTGTTTGAATTATTGTGGCTGAGTTATCTGGGTCAGAATTTTCTGGGTACTGAGTTTCATTTCCCTCTATTCTCCACTCTGCTGTCCCTATTTAATAAAGACACTCCCGAAAGGAATGACCTCCCGCAGGATCCGCTTGAACAAACCTTCGTTCTGCAGACTGTCTTCAAGCTTGCGGCTTTCGCGTCCGGCCTGCAGCAGTACGGAGCCTTGGCCGGTTATTTTCCAGTGGTAGCTCATATGCTGGCTCGCCAGATGGTTGCCGTAAACGGCAAGCTCCATTCGTGCATTCTCCGGGTAGGCGATAACGCTGTCGGCCTGAACGTAAATAGGCTCGGAAGGGTGCAGAACGGCTTCGACAACATGTCCTTCCGTTAGCAAGCCTATCTGTCCAATGCCGGAGAACTTCATTTTGATGGCGTCACGGGTGATCAGCATGTTCTTGACGTTTAGAATCCGGCTTTGCATCGTCACACCGTCCGTATAATAGAAGAGGTGCCGATAATCGTACAGCAAGTCGCTTCCTGTCTGAAGCTCGACGGGTTTGAGATTATAACCGGGCGGCAGGACCGCGATAAACTCGCAGGGGCCTGTCAGATCGGCACGGAGCAGCTTGTGCTTCCGGTACATGCCTTTAACGTCCATCAGCCGGTCTACACGACCGGCCGAGGCCCCGCGATAAGCGATGATTTGACTGGGATGCAGCATATGGGCGGTTTCGCCATCGCTTAGCCGGAAGGTGGCGGCTTCGCCCAAGGCTTGGAGTGTCTCCGTCTCAAAGCGGATATCCACGGCTTGTCCTCCTTGAGGGATTATTATTTTCGAAGCAGCACTCGCACTACACGTTTGAATACGAAGTAACCGATGAATAATCCGACAGCTGTATACAGCATAACTCGAAGCTTATGGGAGGTTGTCTCCCGGGCGGTATTGATTTCCTGCAGCGTCTGTACCGTTTCGGCAAGCTGGCGGTTCTGCGCCGAAAGCTGCTCGTTCTGCGCAGCCAGCGCCTCGCTTTGCTGCCGGTAGGTCTCCAGGCTGCTTTGTGTTTCTTGAAGCTTCTGTGAAGCATCATCGTAATTTTCCTGAAGGCGGTTGAGTTCAACCGGGACTTCGGAGAAGCTTTTTATACCGTTATAAACGTCATCGAAGTAGT
Encoded proteins:
- the phnE gene encoding phosphonate ABC transporter, permease protein PhnE, producing the protein MTTVEKQLLASPKRTWYYLTIAVILILLIGWSAMAVTFKDVNQSGLKIAGNIIRGIIHPDWHLLFNGTKQSVPFLLLQTVAIAFLGTIVGAIVSIPLAFLAASNIVPKPISWLTRLLLIIIRTIPALVYGLMFIRVSGPGPFAGVLTIGITSIGMLAKLYVDAIEELDTRVLESMTSIGCTTFEKVRYGIIPQLMSVFMSVTIYRFDMNMREASILGLVGAGGIGAPLIFAMNGYKWNQVGSILIGLVILILIIELLSNKLRSKLIKG
- a CDS encoding AIM24 family protein, whose translation is MDIRFETETLQALGEAATFRLSDGETAHMLHPSQIIAYRGASAGRVDRLMDVKGMYRKHKLLRADLTGPCEFIAVLPPGYNLKPVELQTGSDLLYDYRHLFYYTDGVTMQSRILNVKNMLITRDAIKMKFSGIGQIGLLTEGHVVEAVLHPSEPIYVQADSVIAYPENARMELAVYGNHLASQHMSYHWKITGQGSVLLQAGRESRKLEDSLQNEGLFKRILREVIPFGSVFIK